A single window of Gossypium arboreum isolate Shixiya-1 chromosome 13, ASM2569848v2, whole genome shotgun sequence DNA harbors:
- the LOC108464518 gene encoding uncharacterized protein LOC108464518, with the protein MANTLFAAIDMGTNAFKLLIVQAHLPGKFIPLLTVREHVVLGRDSPSSTISTHSQNLSVKSLQNFNKLIQTHNVPLLHTRCVATSAVREAQNKAKFIHSIAETTGFKVDVLSGEEEARFSYLGALQFFPVFENLVLNIDIGGGSTEFAIGLRGKIEFCLSLKLGHVTLTQQNFGDEEAERASNMREYIRNVIKESGLIDKVKNIGFEIALGSSGTIRAIEKAVFKGYALDFADNEALLSECKRDWKFSIEELKSVVERLCKGGEGQKVRRDGFFKRRSESIVAGGILLDEIFDLLGIKEMLVSGYGLREGLIADSLAKVFDDGYDLNANARFRSILRLATRFNSKRITTSAAEIASIAREIFEGLRKYKELDNDGIYLTVDLDEKDLENLEAACLLHNIGLSTGKKGYHKKSYHIIMNGNHLRGYSAEEVKLIALLTRHHRKKLPKFNDASFNELKEAKQKFNVLCAIIRLSFVLHRNGYINYREMDFSHSHEGFKLVIGEERGPNHQPVVEQCVTDKFAVELTHELDYFKKVLKQELSVELKAPPFCSNE; encoded by the exons ATGGCCAACACTCTCTTCGCTGCCATTGACATGGGCACCAATGCCTTCAAGCTTCTCATAGTTCAAGCTCATCTCCCAGGCAAATTTATCCCTCTTTTAACCGTCAGAGAGCATGTCGTTTTAGGCCGCGATTCACCTTCTTCCACCATCTCCACCCATTCCCAAAACCTCTCTGTCAAATCTCTTCAGAATTTCAATAAGCTTATTCAAACCCATAATGTTCCCCTACTCCACACTCGCTGCGTCGCCACATCTGCTGTCCGCGAAGCCCAAAACAAGGCCAAATTCATTCACTCAATCGCTGAAACTACCGGGTTCAAAGTTGATGTTTTATCAGGCGAAGAGGAAGCCCGATTCTCTTATCTTGGCGCTCTCCAATTTTTTCCGGTTTTTGAGAATTTGGTTTTGAACATCGATATCGGAGGTGGGTCAACTGAGTTTGCTATTGGGTTGCGTGGAAAGATCGAATTTTGTTTGTCTTTAAAGCTTGGCCACGTTACTTTGACTCAACAGAATTTCGGGGATGAAGAAGCTGAAAGAGCTTCGAATATGAGGGAGTATATTAGGAATGTCATTAAGGAATCTGGGTTAATTGACAAGGTTAAAAACATTGGGTTTGAAATAGCGTTGGGGTCATCAGGGACGATAAGAGCCATTGAGAAAGCAGTTTTCAAAGGATATGCATTAGATTTTGCTGATAACGAAGCTTTGCTTAGTGAATGTAAAAGGGATTGGAAGTTTAGTATAGAGGAATTAAAGAGTGTTGTTGAGAGGTTATGTAAGGGAGGAGAAGGACAAAAAGTAAGGAGAGATGGGTTTTTTAAGAGAAGATCAGAGTCCATTGTTGCTGGTGGGATTTTGTTGGATGAGATATTTGATTTGCTTGGGATTAAAGAAATGTTGGTTTCTGGTTACGGATTGAGAGAAGGTTTGATAGCTGATAGTTTAGCTAAGGTCTTTGATGATGGTTATGATTTGAATGCCAACGCTCGGTTTCGGTCCATTTTACGGCTTGCTACAAGGTTTAATAGCAAAAGGATAACCACTTCTGCTGCTGAAATTGCTAGCATTGCAAGG GAGATTTTTGAAGGCTTAAGAAAATACAAGGAGCTTGATAACGATGGAATTTACCTTACTGTTGATTTAGATGAAAAAGATCTGGAAAATCTTGAGGCTGCATGTTTACTTCACAATATAGGGCTCTCCACTGGGAAAAAGGGTTACCATAAGAAGTCATATCACATTATCATG AATGGAAATCATCTCCGTGGTTATAGTGCTGAGGAGGTCAAG TTAATAGCTCTTCTTACAAGACACCATAGGAAGAAATTACCCAAGTTTAATGATGCTTCTTTTAATGAGTTAAAAGAG GCAAAGCAGAAATTCAATGTTCTTTGTGCAATTATACGTTTATCTTTTGTGTTACATCGGAATGGATACATAAACTACAGAGAAATGGATTTCTCACATTCTCATGAAGGTTTCAAGCTG GTTATTGGGGAAGAAAGGGGTCCGAATCATCAGCCAGTTGTCGAGCAATGTGTGACTGATAAATTTGCAGTAGAACTAACACATGAATTAGATTATTTTAAAAAG GTGTTGAAGCAAGAATTATCTGTTGAACTTAAAGCACCGCCATTCTGTTCAAACGAATAA